In Desulfomonile tiedjei DSM 6799, a genomic segment contains:
- a CDS encoding xanthine dehydrogenase family protein molybdopterin-binding subunit, producing the protein MPDYAYIGKSMPRVDSRAKSTGEALFTADLKLPRMLIAKILRSPHPHARILNIDTSEALRIPGVKAVVTGADTLGKKWGVFGYTQDQQFLPTEKVRFIGEEVAAVAAVNEDVALEAMGRIRVEYEVLEPVFDPMEAIAPGAPLLHDNFPQNINIHVPIHVGDVEEGFAKSYYVQEDTFTAAEDSYFQAEPYAVLARFDMNDNLEIWMPNAGPHMKAKPLSNALGIPLNKVRVRKITIGGAFGGRSEISPADFICALLARKTRRPVKIVYTREENSISTRQGHALITTIKTGVNREGRVISRDVTCYMDGGAYSSTGPIATSVPFLCMEQAYKMEHVRYNGYRIYTNKPPRGMIRIHGRAFACGVDTQLDMIGEHLGIDPIRMRMINAREPGEYTNTGSYVASCAMQETVVKATERANWKEKYGKLPPFQGIGIGCNSVQTGFPMGIRGGSEAIIKFNEDGGATVISGVVDNGQGNDHMLVQIAAEELGIRPEDVQLVTADTEVTPSDPGAYSQVSTFIGGHAVKNAAAKVREQLFETASHLLEADPADLVARDRQIYVKGCPEAGIPLKKVIRKILASGKAVSGEGDYWPKVDPKREWISNPHGQMCGAFSFGTTVAEVEVDPETGQVRVLEVTVAQDVGFALNPLVLEGQFQGSVAMGGQGGILTEGHTWDGGFTMNPTQLEYKVPLACDMPKINSIIVESNDPEGPYGAKESGMSIAMSAAQAYAAAISNAIGVYMTDLPITPDKILKAIQDKKRNEEAPTDEAH; encoded by the coding sequence ATGCCGGATTACGCCTATATCGGAAAGAGCATGCCCCGGGTGGACAGCAGGGCGAAGAGCACCGGCGAAGCACTCTTCACAGCGGACCTCAAGTTGCCAAGGATGCTGATCGCAAAGATCCTCCGCAGCCCACACCCGCACGCCCGAATACTCAATATCGACACATCCGAAGCTTTGCGCATTCCGGGTGTCAAAGCTGTCGTAACAGGGGCCGACACTCTTGGAAAAAAATGGGGTGTCTTCGGCTACACGCAGGATCAGCAATTCCTGCCCACCGAGAAGGTGCGGTTCATCGGGGAAGAAGTGGCCGCCGTTGCGGCAGTGAACGAGGACGTTGCACTTGAAGCCATGGGACGTATACGGGTGGAATACGAGGTTCTGGAGCCCGTGTTCGATCCGATGGAAGCGATCGCCCCTGGTGCCCCTCTCCTGCACGACAATTTTCCGCAAAACATAAACATCCATGTGCCCATACACGTCGGAGATGTTGAAGAGGGATTCGCCAAATCATATTACGTTCAGGAAGATACTTTTACCGCTGCGGAAGACTCGTATTTCCAGGCCGAGCCCTATGCTGTGCTGGCACGTTTCGATATGAACGACAACCTGGAAATCTGGATGCCCAATGCCGGACCGCATATGAAGGCAAAACCCCTCTCCAATGCATTGGGGATTCCGCTCAATAAGGTGCGGGTCCGAAAGATCACAATCGGTGGTGCATTCGGCGGACGTAGCGAGATTTCACCGGCTGACTTCATTTGCGCTCTCCTTGCCCGTAAGACTCGCAGACCGGTGAAAATCGTCTATACCCGCGAGGAGAATTCCATTTCCACTCGCCAGGGGCACGCTCTCATCACCACCATCAAAACCGGAGTAAACCGTGAAGGTCGGGTGATCTCACGGGATGTAACCTGCTACATGGATGGCGGCGCGTACAGTTCCACAGGGCCGATTGCCACGAGTGTGCCATTCTTGTGCATGGAACAGGCCTATAAGATGGAGCACGTGCGCTATAACGGCTATCGCATCTATACGAACAAGCCGCCTCGAGGCATGATTCGGATTCACGGCAGAGCGTTCGCTTGCGGGGTGGACACCCAGTTGGACATGATTGGAGAACACCTCGGGATCGATCCGATTCGCATGCGCATGATCAACGCGAGAGAACCTGGCGAATATACGAACACAGGATCCTACGTTGCAAGCTGTGCGATGCAGGAAACCGTTGTCAAGGCGACCGAGCGAGCCAACTGGAAAGAGAAATACGGCAAGCTGCCACCGTTCCAGGGGATCGGCATCGGATGCAATTCCGTGCAGACCGGATTTCCCATGGGAATCCGCGGCGGTTCGGAAGCAATAATCAAGTTCAACGAAGATGGAGGCGCTACGGTCATTTCCGGAGTAGTCGATAACGGTCAGGGCAACGACCACATGCTGGTACAGATCGCAGCGGAGGAACTGGGCATCCGTCCGGAGGACGTGCAACTGGTCACGGCTGATACAGAGGTCACCCCATCCGATCCTGGGGCGTATTCGCAGGTTTCCACGTTCATCGGAGGCCATGCGGTCAAGAATGCAGCCGCGAAGGTTCGCGAACAGCTCTTTGAAACCGCGTCCCATCTTTTGGAAGCAGATCCTGCCGACCTGGTGGCACGGGATCGTCAGATTTACGTAAAGGGTTGTCCCGAAGCAGGCATTCCTCTGAAGAAAGTGATACGAAAAATTCTTGCCAGCGGCAAAGCTGTCAGCGGAGAAGGGGACTACTGGCCGAAAGTGGACCCGAAACGAGAATGGATCAGCAATCCTCACGGTCAGATGTGCGGTGCGTTTTCCTTTGGGACCACGGTTGCTGAAGTGGAGGTCGATCCGGAAACTGGACAGGTCCGGGTGCTTGAAGTGACGGTGGCACAGGATGTCGGATTTGCGTTGAACCCGCTGGTGCTGGAAGGTCAATTCCAAGGGTCCGTCGCAATGGGTGGTCAGGGCGGCATCCTGACAGAGGGTCACACCTGGGACGGAGGATTCACGATGAATCCGACTCAGCTTGAGTACAAAGTTCCTCTGGCCTGCGACATGCCCAAAATCAACTCAATCATAGTGGAATCCAACGATCCGGAAGGCCCGTACGGAGCCAAGGAATCGGGCATGTCCATTGCCATGTCGGCTGCACAGGCGTACGCTGCAGCGATCAGCAATGCAATCGGAGTGTACATGACCGATCTGCCCATCACACCAGACAAGATTCTCAAAGCGATACAGGATAAAAAGAGAAACGAGGAGGCGCCGACTGACGAGGCCCACTGA
- a CDS encoding TRAP transporter substrate-binding protein has product MKHSRFFWILSVALFSVMTIGGSSPVTPAAADTVALTYANFPPATTFPCIQMERWVKEVEKRTNGKVKVKTFPGGTLLEAKSMYDGVVAGGADIGCLATAYQPGRFKELEVMDLPIGFPNAKVASLVMWDLFEKYNPQSLKDVKVLTLFTCATAQILANKAIHNLEELNDVKLRAAGTGVEWMKLLGAAPVGMPQSDVPEALQKGVVHGNVTSMDVLKDMKYAEYCPFVTLSDLWVVPFAVVMNKRKWESLPADVKKVFDDLRKEQALWTGKYVDDHANEAMEWSKKEYKVEFIPLSADERAKWMAKVAPLVDSYIKKMDEAKLPGKQIVEDAKALTEKYSKEYK; this is encoded by the coding sequence ATGAAGCACAGCAGGTTCTTCTGGATCCTTTCCGTCGCACTATTCTCGGTGATGACGATCGGTGGGTCTTCCCCGGTCACCCCTGCGGCGGCTGATACGGTAGCTTTGACCTACGCCAATTTTCCTCCCGCGACCACATTCCCGTGCATCCAAATGGAACGCTGGGTGAAAGAAGTCGAAAAGCGTACGAATGGAAAGGTGAAGGTAAAGACCTTTCCGGGCGGAACCCTCCTCGAGGCCAAGAGCATGTACGATGGCGTCGTCGCTGGTGGCGCTGACATCGGATGCCTTGCCACTGCGTATCAGCCCGGACGGTTCAAGGAACTGGAAGTAATGGACCTCCCCATCGGGTTTCCCAATGCGAAAGTCGCCAGCTTGGTCATGTGGGACCTGTTCGAGAAATACAATCCTCAATCCTTGAAGGATGTCAAAGTCCTGACGCTGTTCACCTGCGCGACCGCTCAAATACTAGCAAATAAAGCTATTCATAACCTGGAGGAACTGAATGACGTTAAGCTGAGAGCCGCCGGGACCGGAGTTGAATGGATGAAGCTCCTGGGAGCCGCACCGGTAGGTATGCCTCAGTCGGATGTTCCTGAAGCACTTCAGAAGGGAGTGGTTCACGGGAACGTGACGTCCATGGACGTGCTCAAGGATATGAAATACGCTGAATATTGCCCGTTCGTCACTCTCAGCGATTTGTGGGTGGTGCCTTTCGCCGTTGTAATGAACAAGAGAAAGTGGGAATCCCTGCCTGCTGACGTGAAGAAGGTTTTCGACGATTTGAGAAAAGAACAGGCCCTTTGGACCGGAAAGTACGTCGACGATCATGCCAATGAAGCAATGGAGTGGTCCAAGAAAGAATACAAAGTAGAATTCATCCCGCTTTCGGCAGATGAGAGAGCGAAATGGATGGCCAAAGTCGCTCCACTCGTCGACAGCTATATCAAGAAGATGGATGAAGCGAAGCTTCCAGGCAAACAAATCGTTGAGGATGCAAAGGCTTTGACCGAGAAATACAGCAAGGAATACAAGTAA
- a CDS encoding TRAP transporter small permease: MGLLKKINEWLSDVFVWIGGIALVVMTAVSCINMGLRMMGFPMAGIYDLVCYLGALVAALPLAYTQLKKGHVAVDIISLLLPATVRKIGIGISYVLGMAFFGAAAWKVGSLAGILRASGEVSETLKMPFWPFTYAVAASCALMVFCLLLDVLTMFESSQGGEK; this comes from the coding sequence ATGGGACTCTTGAAGAAAATCAATGAATGGCTCAGTGACGTTTTTGTCTGGATCGGCGGAATCGCACTCGTTGTCATGACAGCCGTTTCCTGCATAAACATGGGACTGCGCATGATGGGATTTCCGATGGCAGGAATTTACGATCTCGTGTGCTACCTGGGTGCTCTCGTTGCCGCGTTGCCTCTTGCCTACACGCAGCTCAAGAAAGGGCATGTTGCCGTTGACATTATCAGCCTTCTTTTGCCTGCAACAGTGAGAAAAATCGGAATTGGCATTAGTTATGTGCTTGGCATGGCGTTTTTTGGCGCTGCTGCATGGAAAGTCGGCAGTTTGGCCGGCATTTTGAGAGCATCGGGTGAGGTTTCTGAAACACTGAAAATGCCTTTCTGGCCTTTTACTTATGCAGTTGCCGCGTCTTGCGCACTCATGGTGTTCTGTCTTCTTCTCGATGTGCTTACAATGTTCGAGTCTTCCCAAGGTGGTGAAAAATGA
- a CDS encoding TRAP transporter large permease, with product MTIGLLGIVILLCLMFFLELPVGLAMGIVGLGGLWYLLTPDAAVAMLGNEIWNVFSKYGLTVIPMFILMGQICFYSGVNKTLYETAYTWMGRTRGGLSMATIMACAGFAAICGSNTATAATMTSVALPEMKKYKYHPILSSSSIAVGSTLGVVIPPSVVLLVYGIYTEQSIGKLFWGSTLPGVLLSGLFCLTAYLLCVFRPEWGPGGERTTLWQKIKAIPGAFEMFVLFALVMLGLYSGTYTPTEAGAAGAFFALVLGLIRRKLTFKGFIASVVDTLKITSMIILIVTGAVILGRFLTISRMPFEVADYVAALPVQPWLIIIAILFIYMIAGMVMDALGFLLVSIPIFFPVVMKMGYDPIWFGCILCMVTTMGAVTPPVGICAYVVAGMDKEIPLGTVLKGVCWYLPAYWIVLLLMLFYPQVALFLPSFVK from the coding sequence ATGACCATTGGACTCCTCGGGATCGTTATACTCTTATGTCTGATGTTCTTCCTGGAGCTTCCTGTGGGGCTCGCAATGGGCATTGTCGGGCTGGGCGGCCTCTGGTACCTTCTCACCCCGGATGCTGCAGTTGCCATGCTCGGGAACGAAATATGGAATGTATTCAGTAAGTACGGCCTCACCGTTATCCCAATGTTCATCCTTATGGGACAGATCTGCTTTTATTCAGGGGTGAACAAGACCCTGTACGAAACAGCATATACCTGGATGGGCCGAACCAGAGGCGGGTTGTCCATGGCAACGATCATGGCCTGTGCCGGATTTGCGGCAATTTGCGGATCCAATACTGCAACTGCTGCCACCATGACTTCCGTAGCTTTGCCCGAGATGAAGAAATACAAATATCATCCGATCTTGAGCAGTTCCTCTATTGCCGTCGGCTCTACCCTCGGTGTCGTCATCCCTCCCAGTGTGGTCTTGCTGGTGTACGGAATCTACACAGAACAATCCATCGGAAAGTTGTTCTGGGGTAGCACGTTGCCTGGGGTGCTTTTGTCAGGCCTGTTTTGCCTCACAGCATATCTCCTCTGTGTCTTTCGTCCGGAATGGGGTCCGGGGGGTGAGCGGACAACTCTGTGGCAGAAAATTAAAGCCATTCCAGGCGCATTTGAGATGTTCGTCCTCTTTGCTTTAGTGATGCTTGGTCTTTACTCGGGGACGTATACTCCGACTGAGGCAGGTGCGGCCGGAGCTTTTTTTGCTCTCGTCCTCGGTCTGATCCGGCGTAAATTGACCTTCAAAGGGTTTATAGCTTCAGTAGTCGATACTCTCAAGATCACATCGATGATCATCCTGATTGTCACGGGAGCGGTCATCCTCGGCAGATTCCTGACGATCAGCCGCATGCCTTTTGAAGTAGCCGATTACGTAGCCGCTCTTCCAGTTCAGCCATGGCTCATTATTATAGCCATCCTTTTCATCTACATGATTGCCGGAATGGTGATGGACGCCCTGGGATTCCTTCTTGTTTCCATTCCGATTTTCTTCCCTGTTGTTATGAAGATGGGATACGACCCCATATGGTTCGGGTGCATCCTCTGCATGGTGACGACCATGGGAGCCGTAACGCCTCCTGTTGGCATTTGTGCGTATGTGGTGGCTGGAATGGACAAGGAAATTCCTCTGGGAACGGTGCTCAAGGGAGTATGTTGGTATCTCCCCGCCTACTGGATTGTACTGCTCCTTATGCTCTTCTATCCCCAGGTAGCGCTTTTTCTCCCTTCATTCGTAAAATAG
- a CDS encoding response regulator — protein MADQDILSGKKILAVDDEEDILAVIEEQLETCNLITARDYHRAKELLEKDVYDLAVLDIMGVRGFELLEIATQRKIPSVILTAHSMTPESFQRAIDKGAVSFLPKDELARLSELIAEILGEVKEGRTHWEKLKVRLGHRFKELWGTMWEEIKFPRDPNISW, from the coding sequence ATGGCGGATCAGGATATTCTCAGTGGCAAGAAGATTCTCGCAGTTGACGATGAAGAAGACATACTGGCGGTAATTGAGGAGCAACTTGAAACCTGCAATCTGATCACTGCTAGGGATTACCACAGAGCGAAAGAACTTCTCGAAAAAGATGTGTACGATCTCGCAGTACTGGACATCATGGGGGTCCGAGGGTTTGAACTCCTGGAAATAGCTACCCAAAGGAAGATCCCTTCCGTGATTTTGACTGCTCATTCCATGACCCCTGAAAGCTTCCAGAGAGCCATTGACAAGGGCGCTGTATCATTTCTGCCCAAAGACGAGCTTGCCCGGCTCTCAGAGCTCATTGCCGAGATCCTGGGAGAAGTGAAAGAGGGGCGGACGCACTGGGAAAAACTGAAAGTCCGTCTCGGCCACAGGTTCAAAGAGTTGTGGGGTACCATGTGGGAGGAAATCAAATTTCCGCGAGATCCAAACATCAGTTGGTGA
- the yqeB gene encoding selenium-dependent molybdenum cofactor biosynthesis protein YqeB, which yields MTNIAARPSNLSELKILIRGAGEMATGCACRLHPSGFFRILMTEIEKPLAVRRSVSFCEVVYEKSWTVENIRAERVDRAEEVEGHWSRRVIPVLVDPDALCKTSFQPDIVIDAILAKRNLGISTSDAPLVVALGPGFNAGRDAHFVIETNRGHDLGRLITEGYASPNTGVPGSINGHSALRVLRSPAEGVFLSELSIGTPVTEGQAIGSVSDEPVTAQIGGILRGLIRPGTSVTRNLKIGDIDPRGDASYCFRVSEKARAIAGAVLEAMLRTYNT from the coding sequence ATGACCAACATAGCTGCAAGACCCTCGAATCTGAGCGAGTTGAAAATACTCATTCGCGGAGCCGGAGAAATGGCCACAGGCTGTGCTTGTAGGCTGCATCCTTCCGGTTTCTTCAGAATACTCATGACCGAGATTGAAAAACCGCTGGCTGTAAGACGTTCGGTTAGCTTTTGTGAGGTTGTGTACGAGAAAAGCTGGACTGTCGAGAACATCAGAGCAGAGAGAGTCGATCGGGCGGAAGAAGTGGAAGGCCACTGGAGTAGAAGAGTGATTCCTGTGCTTGTTGACCCCGATGCTTTGTGTAAGACAAGCTTTCAACCCGATATCGTGATCGACGCAATACTGGCGAAAAGAAATCTCGGAATTTCCACATCGGATGCTCCTCTGGTCGTCGCTTTAGGACCCGGCTTCAATGCCGGCAGGGACGCGCATTTTGTGATAGAGACGAACAGAGGTCATGACCTTGGTCGATTGATCACCGAGGGATATGCTTCGCCAAATACGGGAGTTCCCGGTTCGATAAACGGACATTCCGCTTTGCGGGTGCTCAGATCCCCGGCAGAGGGGGTCTTTCTGTCGGAATTATCGATAGGGACGCCAGTGACAGAAGGCCAGGCGATCGGGTCCGTATCCGATGAACCGGTGACAGCACAGATAGGCGGAATTTTGAGAGGTTTGATCCGACCGGGAACTTCTGTGACGCGGAATCTCAAGATCGGCGATATCGATCCTCGCGGTGATGCCTCCTATTGCTTCAGAGTCTCAGAAAAAGCCAGAGCCATTGCCGGAGCCGTGCTTGAAGCCATGCTGAGAACGTACAACACGTGA